One segment of Erigeron canadensis isolate Cc75 chromosome 2, C_canadensis_v1, whole genome shotgun sequence DNA contains the following:
- the LOC122588849 gene encoding aspartyl protease AED3, with product MDSTIFAIFFIAFLATTRAFDPCPTLKPKSDASDLSIIHIYGKCSPFDSPKPTSSWATTVLNMAAKDPQRLSYLSSLVASKPVTSVPIAPGQVINIGNYVARVKIGTPPQLMFMVLDTSADTAWLPCNGCTGCSSTTFSPNTSSSYLTVDCATSECVQAHGLSCPTVGPTLGNCLFNQSYGGDSSFSAMLSRDNLQLANDTIPSYVFGCIGSVSGKSIPPQGLLGLGRGSLSVLSQSGSLYSGVFSYCLPSFRSYYFSGSLRLGPNGQPKTIKYTPLLNNPRRPSLYYVNLTGISVGRVKVPIAQELLDFNPTTGGGTIIDSGTVITRFVPDAYNAIKEAFRNQTQGPFSSLGAFDTCFSVTHEEVAPKMTLHFSGLDIVLPMENTLIHSSAGSLACLAMASAPNNVNSVLNVIANLQQQNLRILFDTANSRVGIAREICN from the coding sequence ATGGACTCAACTATATTTGCCATCTTCTTCATTGCTTTTCTTGCTACCACAAGAGCTTTTGATCCATGCCCAACTTTGAAACCAAAATCAGATGCTTCGGATCTTTCCATCATCCATATATACGGTAAATGCTCACCGTTTGACTCACCAAAGCCTACTTCTTCATGGGCCACTACGGTCCTTAACATGGCCGCTAAAGACCCTCAACGGCTAAGCTACTTGTCGAGCCTTGTTGCCTCAAAGCCCGTAACTTCTGTGCCAATTGCACCGGGCCAAGTCATAAATATTGGTAACTATGTGGCCCGTGTGAAAATTGGCACACCCCCGCAACTTATGTTCATGGTGTTGGACACTAGTGCAGACACTGCATGGCTTCCATGTAATGGATGTACGGGTTGTTCATCCACTACATTCTCTCCTAACACGTCAAGCAGTTATTTAACGGTAGATTGTGCAACTTCAGAGTGTGTTCAAGCCCATGGGCTTTCATGTCCAACAGTTGGACCGACACTTGGTAATTGCTTGTTTAACCAATCATATGGTGGTGATTCCTCATTTTCAGCTATGTTATCACGTGACAATCTTCAATTGGCAAATGACACGATCCCTAGCTATGTTTTTGGGTGCATAGGCTCTGTCTCAGGTAAATCAATCCCTCCTCAAGGGTTATTGGGCTTGGGCCGAGGATCTTTGTCAGTGCTTTCTCAATCTGGATCATTGTACTCGGGTGTGTTCTCATATTGTTTACCTAGTTTTAGATCTTACTATTTCTCGGGTTCACTTAGACTTGGCCCTAATGGTCAGCCCAAAACCATCAAATACACACCACTTCTAAATAACCCACGTCGACCTTCATTATACTATGTGAATCTCACCGGCATAAGTGTGGGTCGAGTCAAGGTACCTATAGCTCAAGAGCTACTTGACTTCAACCCAACCACCGGTGGAGGAACCATTATCGATTCAGGCACAGTCATAACACGATTTGTGCCTGATGCTTATAACGCAATTAAGGAGGCATTTAGGAACCAAACACAAGGGCCGTTTTCTTCATTAGGTGCATTTGACACATGTTTCTCTGTGACACATGAAGAGGTCGCCCCCAAAATGACACTACATTTTTCGGGGCTGGACATCGTTCTACCTATGGAGAACACATTGATACATAGCAGTGCCGGGTCACTCGCTTGCTTGGCAATGGCATCAGCCCCCAATAATGTGAACTCGGTGTTGAATGTTATTGCAAATTTGCAACAACAAAACTTAAGGATTTTATTTGATACTGCTAACTCTCGTGTGGGAATTGCTCGTGAGATTTGCAACTAA
- the LOC122590073 gene encoding uncharacterized protein LOC122590073, with the protein MFLAKQLLASSRSVFPFRQEAAHRRGFATASNIFGFLLHCTQKLLLNRIPHTLSKTKTTADNAIKGVSLSFPGDYERKESAEAITIFLKLREHDSVSLLARESLFRRAMFFNAIVTHDDRVTMRTFYSRQNKFRMQHSHEEC; encoded by the exons ATGTTTCTTGCGAAACAGCTTCTTGCTTCAAGCAGATCAGTTTTTCCCTTCCGTCAAGAGGCCGCTCATCGGCGTGGGTTTGCTACCGCCAGTAatatttttg GATTCCTCTTACACTGTACACAAAAGCTCCTATTAAATAGGATACCTCATACATTATCTAAGACCAAAACTACAGCTGATAACGCCATTAAAGGCGTATCTCTAAGTTTCCCCGGAGACTACGAAAGGAAAGAAAGCGCTGAAGCCATAACCATATTCCTAAAGCTTAGGGAGCATGACTCAGTGTCTTTGCTAGCTCGGGAAAGTCTTTTCAGAAGGGCTATGTTTTTCAATGCTATTGTAACCCACGATGACCGTGTCACTATGCGTACATTTTACTCCAGGCAGAATAAATTTCGGATGCAACATTCACATGAAGAATGTTGA